The genomic DNA ggatgggatttgatctccaGTCCTGCCACGTGAAGATCAGCCTCTGCCACCGGGCCACCCCAGGCAATCATACATAAAAGTTGAAAAAATTACTTAAGATTCCAGGTTTTAATAATAAGTGTTTTCTTGTACTCGACACAGTATGGAATTTCAAAGAAGAACCATCCAGTTTATTGTAAGTATGCATACACATTAAGTTGTGACAATTTTTATCGAATAATGTATACTGTAATTCAAACACGATTCTTACAGTAACGGTCAGAttcacatttatttattctaaCAAAACATGGTGCAAACGTTACTACCTCGTTCCTTGTAAAGATCGCTGGAGGTTCGCTTTCTAACGCATTTCCATCCCTTTTCTAGCATCACAGCACTTGTTTTCATTTGAGCATTGGTTGACGATCATTTTATCATTCTTCCATTCGCCAAATCGTAACCAGTTGGCCAGTCTCCACCAATCTTAAGAATCGAAAATATTCTCGATTAAACTTTAAGCCCAATGTGATTCACAGTTGCCGGAATGAACGAATGAAATACTATCATGCGGGTTTTTACGCCGTGACCAAGActcccccaaaaaacaaaagaacaggACAACTAATCATAGGGAGCCGCTTAAAACAATTATCATTGGTTGCAAGATCCTGCCCAAGACACACAGAGTGGACCAAGAACGTCCCTTGATCGTCCTCCGACGACCACGTGCTCTCGAGCGGGCGTTTCGAATGGCGATCCAACCGATTATCACCAAATTGGCTCGCTTCCATCGCCACCAGCAGCGAGTTACAGGAGGGTCCGAGCGAAAGGATGTTCCAGCACATGAAACGGAGCGCATGTCGCATTTCTTTCCTTGCGCTATGCGTCACACGAGTGAGAGAAGGAAGAAAGATGTACGGTTTTACGGCCTAACATAAATTCGTGAATAGCGGCAACGTTGTAATACGTTGGACGGGTTGCAGCATCTGCCCCTCTTTATGCATTTTGGCTTTGAATTGGCTTGAATGCCTGGACCGGGACCTATTTTTTAGGGCAGGCTAAAATCATGAAAAACCCTCCGTAAGAAGCAGAGCGTTTGAATCGAAAACTAGGAGGCCTTGCGGATATGCTCGCGATTCGATGGTGCGCTTGTGTGCGTAGCAGAGAGACGGCCGCTGTGCGTTTATTGCCGAGGACCACCTCAAAATTGTACCCTTCGATGGAGGGATGAGCATAGCAATAGTGGAAAAAGTATTGCGATCGAGTCAGAAAATAGGAATATGAAGACAGGTTTAATCGGAtggaataaaaaatgttcaaaaccATGTTTTGGACATATTTTCACATGAAGATGAAcatgaaaacatattttcagcATACATTCGCTTATGCTCAGGGGACGCTGGGACTCTGGGACGATACAGTACGCACATGCTCTTGCCTCTcatttttcaaagcatttcaGCCTCTCTTTCACTCCCGTGAGCAGCCAGTCCCGCAGGGCATGATGAACAAATTTGACCACGGCCCTAAAATGCTGCTAGCCAGGGGTACGATTAGGAGGGACCGCTGATAATTTTCCGAGTCATCTATCCTTCTCCTACACCCGAAGGGAAGCGTCGTGGGCCCCAGCGTGTAAAGTTTGGACTGGAAgtgtgatgatgttgattCGGAAAAGAGGGTGTGCTCCCTCAATACGCTGGTTCAATTGTAGCAAAGAGTAGCATAGCCTCTTAGCATAAGCATAAATAGGGTGCATCCCGCGTCAGTACAGTGCGTTGCGTGTTATTCCTCGTATATGCATgcgaaagaaagggaaaaacagATATGTCCCATTGCTTTCTGTCACGTACGGGATGTAGCTAGTGAAGAAGAAAGATGAGCTATGGTTCGCgtaaacgtgtgtgtgtgtgtgtgtgtgtacgaacGTGCGTTTTCGGTAGGGGTTGTATGCAAGTGTGGAGTTTATTCGGTACCTAGCATTCTCGGGAggcgtgtgtgtttcgctGTGAACGGCTTCATTTTTGCTAAATAACAcatgaaaaacaaagaaaagcgaTGTAGTTGAGTGTGTTGGAAAGAGGAATGATATCGGTGTTGTGTTTAGTGCGTACAAAATGCGTTTCACGGTTTGATTAAATCGCTACGTGCATTTCAAGTCCGGCAGCCGCGAGCAGTGCTGTCGAAGAGGTTGAGAGATGCATTCGCTGAAGCATTGAAGTGACGCGTGTAAACGTTTGGGGTGATAGTGTGCGTGAAGCCAGTGTGACAGAGTGGGGTGTTTTATGTAGAGAACTGTcactggaagaagaaaaatgggtACTGCCGTGGTGCCCACGTAAAACAGAGAAGATTGAAAACAATTTCAGCAGTGAAATAGCGCTGGATCAgtaacaaaacagcaaacaacaccTGATGTGCAGTGCTAGAGGTGCGATTTACATGATGTGTGGTGAGTGAGAGCACAGGAAGGCATTGTGGGGAAGGCATTTGTTTCCGATTGGTTAGCAAAGCCCGCGGAGGAGAAACTGAATGTTTGCGAAGGTTTAACGAGGTTTACTGCACAAGATGACGAAAAAAGCTAAGATCAAGCGAGAATCAAGTGAGCCAGATACGCTGGAAACGGATTGTAAGACCGAAAGTGATACAGCAGCAAAGGTACGCGCCATTGTGCTCATTGTAGAGTTCGGTAGTGTTGTATTGTAGCATCTCCAGCCCTCTCTAGCCTCTCCACTAGCCGCCTCACACTGCGTTGGGTCAAACTGACGCAAACAGTGGAGAAGAGTCATCTCATAGCTTCAGTGTGTGCAGTCACAACACGGTGTCAACGTCAATAATATTCGGAtcttgaaaaggaaaacaactaTTGTTTCTGTCTAGTGCTTGAATTTCCATTAGGATTGCGCCAAAGGCCATTTATTTGATGCAGAATAAAGGTTGCAAGTGGGAGAGTTCTTCTAGCTGTGCAAGCATTTCATCTATTACAAACGGACCTGTATTTGGTTGTTTAGAGCTCAATCACAAAATGAGTTTATGCGACAACTTGGCCAGAATCTTTCTTTTTAGCATGGTTTGGATTGCTACACCTAACTTTTCATAGAACATTGGCAAAATTGCATTCCAGCGAACCGTTGACGTTTGCCAACACGCATACAAGGAAATTTGTGTACGCATCGAACACGGCAATACAAATTTCCGctgtttttcctcccccttTCGCAAACATTACACGGGAAAGCATCGCATGGAATGAAAAGTCGGCACGCAGTTCTCCACGATCTCTCTTTTCTGCAATCCACAGTAGCCTGAGGCTTTGTTCGGTACATGTGCGCCCCAGATGCCACGCACACTGTTGCACAACACACATCAATACTACGATCCTTACGATGAAAACAAACGTTTCCCTCTTCTATTCTTCTATTCTTGTCGGCGTGGTAggatttgtttatgtttgtttgttttttgtatcaTTTTCCGGTGCGTGTGAATTAAAATGTTATGACATCCCATTATTCTTACTGAGGAcagttttacaaaaaaaaatcctgaagTGCCAACTTAATGCTATAACCATAATGCACCCAGTATACATTACCAACTTGTTATCCTTTGCAGTGATTTACGCTGGACACAGGCGAAGATTAGTAAGCTTATTGTAAagtattaaaaaattaatcaagcTCGAGCTTGCCGCAAGCTCAAATACTTATGAATACGATGAACGTTTCCGATTCACGACAACGCCGGAAAGCGTAGAGGAGAGCGAAATGGATACAGGCCAGGGTGCATTAGCACCTGGGCAGGAAATACGAATCGTCAGTGCGTCCGTGGTGGCACATTTACAAGCCCAAGGATTACAGGTCCGTTAATTGCTTAACTCATTCAAGGTGTTCCTTGCTTCAATTAATTCATTCATCACTTCTCAACCATCTTCAGTTGGCTTCATTTGGTTTAATTCTTTGGCTCTATTCGGGCTCTATTTTGAGTTGAACTTTCTTTATCCATAACCAATCTTTAATGTATCCTCTACTTAATCTCCTCGAAACGTACCAAACTAATTAGGGCGAGGATTGTTTATCGTTTTTCCTCTCTGCGGCATTATAttcgtctttttttgttttcttttttgctaaCACATGATTATTGCTCGTtgacattttattatttattgggCGAAATTTAATTCACCTGCAACATTTCTGTTTTGGTTTCCACTGCACATTTACTCATCTGCTAACCATGCATAAGAAACATTTATTTGGATGTGTGGATTCATATGGTACCGTTTatggttttaaattttatgttttgtttcgtttgtagTGGTTCAATAGATGTATTTattaattgcattttttgtataaaatagCACTTAAACTAACAAAATATGTACCTATTCTAACTAATCTTTGCTTGGCATCAAAGGGCAATGAACTCAATGCTGCTATTATGGCTGCATCGCAGCCACAAAGCGCTGCGCAGCATCAAGTTCAACAACAGCTTCAAgtgcaacatcagcaacagcagcaacagcagcagcagcagcaacaacaacagcaacagcagcagcagcagcagcaacagcagcagcaacagcagcagcaacaacaacaacagcagcaacagcagcagcagcaacagatacaacaacagcagcagcagcagcaacaacaacaacaacagcaacaacagcagcagcaacatcaacagACTGCAGCACAGCAGCAAGTAGCAGCACAGCAGCAGGCCGTAGCACAGCAGCAAGCTCAGCAACAGGCAGCAGCTGTCGCGCAACAGCACCAACAGGTGCATGCCGCTGCACAGTTGCAAGCACAAATACAACAAGTTTCTGCACAGTCCCAACCTCAGGTTCGAATCGTCATTTTAAGCTCAATCAGTGACagtaaaatgtatttttaacactttttttttgtctacccATCGCTAGGTTATCACACTGCAACAGCTACAGAACTTTCTTCCCCAACATCAGCTGAATTCTCTCACAACAGCCGATGGCACACCGGTGCAGATGGCAGCGACGGCTGCGGCCGGTCCGGCCGGAGCGACACCAGTCGGTACGCCGGTGAAAACGTTCGTTACCTCATCACCCCAGATGGCAGGCCACCCACAGATTGTCAGCTTACAAAGCATACCGCAACAGTTCTTGCAAGGCGGTGGACAACTTATTCAGAACCAGAATGGTCTTTTTCAAATGATTCAACCCGTGCAGACAATTAGTCTCGATGGCCAGGAAGCGCTGTACGTGCCGGCAGGGTTCCAcgctcaacagcagcaacagcagcagcaacagcagcagcagcaacaacagcaacagcaacagcagcaacaacagcagcaacagcaacagcagcagcagcagcaaatgttgGCTGGCGCTCAGGCTGTGCAGATTAACGGACAGCCGGCCTACATTACCCCGTCCGGTCAGATTATTCGGGCACCGAACGGTGTGCTGCCAGGAAACTTTCTGCAGAGCATGCCCCAGGCAGTACAATTACCGACCGGTAGGtactttttgtttaaatactCAACAAAAGACCGAAAGGAAGTTGCTCTTAGGCGGTGTGGTTAGATTGGTTAACGCGTGGGGAGTGTAAATGCGTGTTCACATCGGCTTCTGATTCTTGATTCACCTCACGTAAAAGCACCTTAGCTACGACAGGAGATGTGttatttaaataacaaaatgtTCTACACATTTTCACTTCCACTCTTGGCACGGACTATACTTATATGCAAAGCATTGTCGTTGGCAACTTTTCTTGGCTAAAAGTTAAAATCACCTACTCATGACACCCTCATGATATGTCATACGTTAATATGGAATGTGTCTTGAATCTGTCTTGAAGTCATGAATCCGACATGACGCATACATCCAAAATCCCCAGGAAGATTAAATTGTTTGTCCGCGGCATGTCTTACACTAGGCCAAGGAGTGCAATGTATGGAacgtttctgtttgttttaaaatacaaTCGCTGTATATACCAATTCCATTGACGTTCATCTAAGCATACCAAGCAACTCATACACATACGGTATCAAACACCTTTGGCTTCCACTTTGCTTTACTTTCATCCAGCTGGGCAGGCTACGCTAACTATTCCGGGAACTAATATTACCATACCCCTGGGAATGTCCAATGCCCCTAACATACTACATCAAgtcccacaacaacaacaacaacagcagcagcagcagcagcaacaggttCAACAACAGgtccaacaacagcagcaacagcagcagcagcagcagcagcaacaacaacaacagcagcagcaaatacaacaacaacagcaaactcAGCAACagacacaacaacagcaacaccaaacagcccaacaacagcaacaatcccagcagcaacagcaacagcagcaacaacaaatagTTGCTTCACAGCATGCAGGCGCCGCTACAAACCAGCAACTGCAACAGCTTCAGCAAGCCACGTACACGATTCCGGGCACAAACATTCAAGTGCCAGCATCCACAATGACTGCACTGAATCAGCTTCCGGGGAATATAACGACGATTAAGCTAGAAGGAGGTAAATTGTCCGGTTGCTGTTGTATCTATCGAGTCATGCGGCAAAGTAGTTAGTTTGTAGTAGTTGCGAGTGTgttcattatcattattcgTTCGGGTTTGGTGTTGGAATGGTACTAATTGTGTTTTGCTTAGCTATAAGATACATTCATGGTTTATGCTACGAATGTGGTGCGACAGGTCAGCTTACTTTACACCGTTTCTTTGTCTTTTAGGTCAAAACGTACAGGTGCGCCCGGCAGGTGCAACACTTCCGCAGGTAGTGCAATTCCCGATGCAGCAAACCATCCCAGTACAGATGCCAATATCGACGGCTAACGGGCAGACCGTGTATCAGACTGTGCACGTGCCGGTGCAAACGTTCGGCTCGCTGGTACAGCCCCAGATGCAGGTGATACCGCAGATCCCGCAAATGGCGAACATTATTACACCGAGCGGGCAGATTCAGCAGATACAGCTAACCTCACTGAATCCGCTGGCTGGACTGCAGACAGCTGCTATGCATCCCAACATCATCctacagcagcaaccacaggcggcggcggcgcagCAAATCCAGAACGGTCCAAACGGTCCGATGGTTGTTAGCACCGCTCAGCAGGCCGCTGCAGCGGGACAGGATCCCAATGCTGGTACCCattcgcaacagcagcagcagcagcagcagcaacaagtacaacagcaacagcagcagcagcagcagcaacaacaacagcaggctCAGCAACAGCAAGTGGTTGCCGCACAGCAGATGGTGGCAGCGGCCGCAGCAGCTGCCGCGTCCGGTAACTCGCACCATGCAGTGGCCGGACAACAGCCaacgcaacagcagcatcagcagataATCGGAGGCTTATCGCAGCCGATAACGATCACCGCCGCAACGGGCGGCGGTCCGCAGATCGGTCAGCCGATTacgctgcagcagctgcgtCAGCACATGCCGGGGCTGGCAGGATTGCAGGCGATTCCCGTGCAAAACATCCCCGGCATCGGTAACGTTCAAGTAATACCGACAAATTTCATGCAACCGGTTCAACCGCAAACAGCAGCGTCGCAGCCTCAGTTGAACCCGGTCAGTCAAGCAgggcagcatcagcagcagcagcagcagcaaagtctgcaccagcagcatcagcagcagcagcgagctATAGTCGCAGCCCTTCAGCAGGCAACGGCgcgtccaccaccatcaagtaCAAAGCAGGAAGCAAACGAACCCGCTAAGAGCTTTGTCAAGCAGGAACCCATGGCCACGCAACCGGCGGCAACCGTTGTCGGTGCCGGTGCGCTCTTCACGTCGGCCGCCGGCGCTCCTGCCCAGATAGTGGAGGTCCACAGTGGCGTAAACTTGAGCACGTTGGGCGTATCGAACTCTCCAGCGGCCGGAACGACGACCACGACAACTACACCCTCTGCCCAGCCGAACAGCGTGAAGCGAGAATCGGGCCTCGGGTCTCCCGTTCAAGCTGCCGGCAACGTTAACAGCAGCATCGGTGCCAATGTAGTGCCAGAAGCGGGAGTTAAAGCAGCACGAGCTGCAGGAGGGGAAGCAGTGACGGGGGCAGTCGCGGAAGATTCGGAAGGACTGGAAGCACCGATTGCGCCAACCACGATTTCGTCGGAAAAGCGCCGCCGACACACGTTACCGAAGGTAATCTCAGCCACGCACACCATGAACGGAACGCTGCGGCAACGGGTGCGTCGCGTTGCCTGCACGTGCCCGAACTGTGAGGTGAAAACGAGTGGTCCACCGGACCGGAAGAAGCAACACATCTGTCACGTGAGCGGCTGCAACAAGGTGTACGGCAAAACGTCCCACCTACGAGCACATCTACGGTGGCATACAGGTAAGCAGTTGCGCGTAGTGCAGTGGACTGCCAGCGTCCTAACACGTTCATGCGCGTTTGCTTTTCGCAGGCGAACGACCGTTCATCTGCAGCTGGGGCACGTGCGGGAAACGGTTtacgcggtcggatgagctgCAGCGCCATCGGCGAACGCATACGGGTGAGAAGCGGTTTGAATGCAGCGAGTGTAATAAAAAGTTCATGCGAAGCGATCACCTCTCGAAGCACATACGAACGCACAGCAAGCTAAGGCGCGATCCGGTAAGTTATCATTGCAGAATGTTGCCCGGTTTTCCATTAAGAGCAGCAAAAGAAGCATTTCTGTGATCATGCTTGATTCTTAGCGTTTTTTTCGTTGTATTTTAAGATAGGAAAGCGTTCTCTTTTTATCTTGCGTTCGTGTATTCGTAAAGGGTTTGGTGTTGGATGTTTGGGAACCATTTAAACCGCTTTCTCTTGTGGTAGAGTATGGTGTTTGTTAACTATTGTAAAGAAGATTTGTGAAGCTGATTGCGCTGTACTGAAATGTTGTCCACATTGCTGTAGATACGCATAAAAGTCCCGCCGTTTAACGATGGCACACTAAGTCTGTTAAAGATACCTCGAACGATACTCCATTCCCATGGTTCCAAACACTTACTCCTGTCGTCAGATTTTTATTGATTATGTTAACTAACGAAGCATTAAAACATTTAGCAAAAGCTTTAGGCTTGGTTGGAAAGCGAGATCCAACCGGCGGAACGGCAGGGCCATAAAAACTCGGGAACCGGTCTTCGATGCAGGGACCATAAAACGCTTCTTACAAGCATCGCCAAAACGAGTTGCTCCGTCCTGACCTCTCTCTTCCCCTACTTCAGTCCACCACACTTCAGTGTGGTGATCGATTCTCATGACTTTGAGAGTTCTGTTAGGCTTCGGGACTCACTGGCACTGCTTTCTCGCTTCGACATGCGAGACATTGAACGGAGTGTGTATCGTGAACTTTATGTTAAGTTCAAAGCGTTGGCAgagtgtcttcttcttcttcttctttcttggccaaaCGACCTCATTTCTGGCCTACTACACTCATTGACactgcatagttggatagacCTTCCTTCACTATGGGGGGAATtacccagatgggatttgaaccccggtactGCCGTGTGGGACCGCGGCGCCTTTATCGCCCTTAATCCCTGTAGGACTAAACGTtcgaaccagcagcagcaagaactCGGTCATTATGTAGCGCATGCATGTACTATATGAACTATATAAACTGGTAGTGTGCGTAGTGTATTGATTGctctctttgtgtgtgtttgtgtgtgtgttttcttccgcTATTTTCGACGCGCTTATATTTACGTTGTGTTGCTTATGTTTTCTGCACGAtgccttttattttatttcaacgtTGGGTATATACTATATACACTATACATTAGGGTTCGGATGGTTTCGATAAATCTGGCGATGAGCTGGACTACGAGGAGGAAGAAATTTACGAAATTGACGACACTGACTACAAAATGgatgatgaggacgatctGGACCAGGAAAGACACTCACTTAACTCCTCCTCGGCCGCTGCCTATGACGCTGACCACAAGGTAAAGGATTCACGAGCGAGCTGCTGAAGCTTCAGTATGATGATAATGGTAACACCGCAGATCTCAAATCAAAGGCAGGGCAATCGAAACCATCAACTTTTGTTgtcattttgttgttttattcccCCCCATTAGTTAGCTTCGTTTGAAAAACTGTAGCGTTGTAGTCACACGCAAAGTGTTTGAACGGTATTATTGTTTTGAGCCAGAGCTGTTAGTTGATTGGGGAAGGCAAAGGAACATCAGTTGGAGTACGCTTACGGCTGAACAATGcttaattttattataatgtttggttttcttttgcagGACGACATGGGATCGAACCACTCGGGATCGTCTGATAGTAACGACAGTTCGGATCAGAAAATGATGATTACCATTGCTACCGAGGAGGCAGAACAAGCGTACGATTCTAATTGAGCTCCCATGACATCAACATGCATCATGAAACGATCCGCGCCAATGGTTTTATAATGTAAAAGTAAAGAGCTAGACAGAGGAAAACAAGGTAGGAGTTTTTACGATCGAGAAAGGATTGCGCACGATTCCGTTGCATGCCTGGTGGACTTTGGTGCCGGTGTGTGAGCCCTACCAGCGTTGGTGTTTAAAAAGTTGTTTGCCGCATTTAAAAAGCGCCACAGATCATCACTTGTTTCCGAACTTCTTCTCTTCTTGTTTGGCTCTATAATGGCGGGAGGCTTTCCAGTTCTGGCttttcttgacttgattttacccgtagctggatagtcacaAACCGCACCACTGCACGCTTTCAAAGGTGAATGTCATTGTGTACATCATTGCCACAAAACGCCCCAGGACAGTGATCGTCGTCCGATGCTTGCAACGAATCGAGGCGCAATTCTAAACGTTTTACTCTGGATGTACAACGAAATCATTCTGTGCTGCTAAACGCTACGTGTCGTCGTTAATTAAGCAAACGGAACTGCAGCGAACATGTGACGGGTGAACTGCATTACAGTAAAGCTCGTTGTGTAAAGTAACTAGAACAAGGAAAAGACGTTTTACGTAGGCACAGAAAATTAGCAAAAGCGCAACGTTTCTCAAATACGTAcgattttcttctgttttgccAAACAAATATTTGTGTATTGTGCCTGCGGGATAGGTTAATTGTTTTCTAGTGGCATTAGTGCAGACAGCATGAGACGACGCGAACCACCGAAAATCTACCATCGTTTCGCTTTATTTGAAGccatttgttgttgtgtcggCGTACGGTTTGTTAGCTTTTCACGCATCAACTTACTTTGGCATCGATAAGCTTGAGTTTACAATATTAAATTTGTAGCCAATGGTAGGAGCATTAGTAGCAGTGGGTGAAGCGTGAATTTCACCGGGTGGTTCCGCCGCGAGCAGATGGAAGTAGGGACGAACGAGTGCTTCCGTTGTCATACCTTTTTTCGGTAGAATTATGTTACTTTTTAGTAATTTATTGTTGTAACGAATTAAATGAGGGCACGTCCGGCGCGACAACGCTAGAGCTCCCACATTTCAACGCAAGTCACAGTTCAGTTGCTTTAACTAAGTTTGCATGAACAATAATTCACTGTACATGTGTCACACGAACGCGCGCGTAGACTATTTTATATGATCGTCGTCGAATTTTAATGTCGAGATGTAATGGATGAAGATTAAATGTAAATGTAAATACCACTACAACTAAACCACGGCGGCCAACATTGTAGCGCGAATGAGAATGAGTATGATGAGTGAGTCGCCGCGCACAATGTggaaaaactaataaaactCACCGTAATTTCATTGCGTGTATTCGACGGCTGTTTCGATTGATTGTACACAACCGTAAGCGTCGTATTTATGTATGCGTTTATGCTTTATTTAACACTCCCACATTTACTCCCTCAACAGGACATCAGATTGCGCTTTTGGCGTATCGCAGCCACCAGCTCCGGATCGCATCCCGTCGCTGTCGAAGCGTAGGAATCTAATGGCGCTCTCAGAAGCTTTACCGTCTGTTGCAGATTCGCTCCCAGCGATTGGCCCATCTCTTCCAGGACGCTGCCGAAGTACTCTGgtaggaagaaaagaaaaaatggacGCGTTAGAACCGAATCAGCTAACCACGCCCCCCAAGTTACCCCAAACAACGAACCCCAACTTACCAATATCCGTTGCCAACTGTTTCGCACCGGACGCATTCAGCGAGCAAATGTTTTCGATCTGTTCCACGTACAGTGCTTCCGATTCTTCCACGACGAGCGCAAGAAAAACGTCGGCACAGGGCCGGCTGGAGGCGTACCGGTGATCGGCCACTTCCAGCACCGCTTTCAGTACGCCGGCCGGTGAGAGGAGCAGCGGTTCGAGGTGCTGCGGAAGCGTTAGCAAATACTGACTGATCAGCGTGATGTACTCCTGTGGCGCATAGCTGTAATCGGGCAGTGCGTCCATCGCGGCCGACCCAGCCGTTGCGCCTGCcgggctgctgctggacaTGGGTTCAATCTGCTTGAAGTG from Anopheles stephensi strain Indian chromosome 2, UCI_ANSTEP_V1.0, whole genome shotgun sequence includes the following:
- the LOC118506326 gene encoding transcription factor Sp4-like isoform X2, whose protein sequence is MTKKAKIKRESSEPDTLETDCKTESDTAAKGNELNAAIMAASQPQSAAQHQVQQQLQVQHQQQQQQQQQQQQQQQQQQQQQQQQQQQQQQQQQQQQQQQQQQIQQQQQQQQQQQQQQQQQQQHQQTAAQQQVAAQQQAVAQQQAQQQAAAVAQQHQQVHAAAQLQAQIQQVSAQSQPQVITLQQLQNFLPQHQLNSLTTADGTPVQMAATAAAGPAGATPVGTPVKTFVTSSPQMAGHPQIVSLQSIPQQFLQGGGQLIQNQNGLFQMIQPVQTISLDGQEALYVPAGFHAQQQQQQQQQQQQQQQQQQQQQQQQQQQQQQQQQMLAGAQAVQINGQPAYITPSGQIIRAPNGVLPGNFLQSMPQAVQLPTAGQATLTIPGTNITIPLGMSNAPNILHQVPQQQQQQQQQQQQQVQQQVQQQQQQQQQQQQQQQQQQQQIQQQQQTQQQTQQQQHQTAQQQQQSQQQQQQQQQQIVASQHAGAATNQQLQQLQQATYTIPGTNIQVPASTMTALNQLPGNITTIKLEGGQNVQVRPAGATLPQVVQFPMQQTIPVQMPISTANGQTVYQTVHVPVQTFGSLVQPQMQVIPQIPQMANIITPSGQIQQIQLTSLNPLAGLQTAAMHPNIILQQQPQAAAAQQIQNGPNGPMVVSTAQQAAAAGQDPNAGTHSQQQQQQQQQQVQQQQQQQQQQQQQQAQQQQVVAAQQMVAAAAAAAASGNSHHAVAGQQPTQQQHQQIIGGLSQPITITAATGGGPQIGQPITLQQLRQHMPGLAGLQAIPVQNIPGIGNVQVIPTNFMQPVQPQTAASQPQLNPVSQAGQHQQQQQQQSLHQQHQQQQRAIVAALQQATARPPPSSTKQEANEPAKSFVKQEPMATQPAATVVGAGALFTSAAGAPAQIVEVHSGVNLSTLGVSNSPAAGTTTTTTTPSAQPNSVKRESGLGSPVQAAGNVNSSIGANVVPEAGVKAARAAGGEAVTGAVAEDSEGLEAPIAPTTISSEKRRRHTLPKVISATHTMNGTLRQRVRRVACTCPNCEVKTSGPPDRKKQHICHVSGCNKVYGKTSHLRAHLRWHTGERPFICSWGTCGKRFTRSDELQRHRRTHTGEKRFECSECNKKFMRSDHLSKHIRTHSKLRRDPGSDGFDKSGDELDYEEEEIYEIDDTDYKMDDEDDLDQERHSLNSSSAAAYDADHKDDMGSNHSGSSDSNDSSDQKMMITIATEEAEQAYDSN
- the LOC118506326 gene encoding transcription factor Sp4-like isoform X4, with translation MDTGQGALAPGQEIRIVSASVVAHLQAQGLQGNELNAAIMAASQPQSAAQHQVQQQLQVQHQQQQQQQQQQQQQQQQQQQQQQQQQQQQQQQQQQQQQQQQQQIQQQQQQQQQQQQQQQQQQQHQQTAAQQQVAAQQQAVAQQQAQQQAAAVAQQHQQVHAAAQLQAQIQQVSAQSQPQVITLQQLQNFLPQHQLNSLTTADGTPVQMAATAAAGPAGATPVGTPVKTFVTSSPQMAGHPQIVSLQSIPQQFLQGGGQLIQNQNGLFQMIQPVQTISLDGQEALYVPAGFHAQQQQQQQQQQQQQQQQQQQQQQQQQQQQQQQQQMLAGAQAVQINGQPAYITPSGQIIRAPNGVLPGNFLQSMPQAVQLPTAGQATLTIPGTNITIPLGMSNAPNILHQVPQQQQQQQQQQQQQVQQQVQQQQQQQQQQQQQQQQQQQQIQQQQQTQQQTQQQQHQTAQQQQQSQQQQQQQQQQIVASQHAGAATNQQLQQLQQATYTIPGTNIQVPASTMTALNQLPGNITTIKLEGGQNVQVRPAGATLPQVVQFPMQQTIPVQMPISTANGQTVYQTVHVPVQTFGSLVQPQMQVIPQIPQMANIITPSGQIQQIQLTSLNPLAGLQTAAMHPNIILQQQPQAAAAQQIQNGPNGPMVVSTAQQAAAAGQDPNAGTHSQQQQQQQQQQVQQQQQQQQQQQQQQAQQQQVVAAQQMVAAAAAAAASGNSHHAVAGQQPTQQQHQQIIGGLSQPITITAATGGGPQIGQPITLQQLRQHMPGLAGLQAIPVQNIPGIGNVQVIPTNFMQPVQPQTAASQPQLNPVSQAGQHQQQQQQQSLHQQHQQQQRAIVAALQQATARPPPSSTKQEANEPAKSFVKQEPMATQPAATVVGAGALFTSAAGAPAQIVEVHSGVNLSTLGVSNSPAAGTTTTTTTPSAQPNSVKRESGLGSPVQAAGNVNSSIGANVVPEAGVKAARAAGGEAVTGAVAEDSEGLEAPIAPTTISSEKRRRHTLPKVISATHTMNGTLRQRVRRVACTCPNCEVKTSGPPDRKKQHICHVSGCNKVYGKTSHLRAHLRWHTGERPFICSWGTCGKRFTRSDELQRHRRTHTGEKRFECSECNKKFMRSDHLSKHIRTHSKLRRDPDDMGSNHSGSSDSNDSSDQKMMITIATEEAEQAYDSN